In a single window of the Coffea eugenioides isolate CCC68of chromosome 3, Ceug_1.0, whole genome shotgun sequence genome:
- the LOC113766355 gene encoding general transcription factor 3C polypeptide 3-like, which produces MLKILRNQQECGQAASLHMQSDICHHYIKSSRNKASSLALMFSVKGAYSVSGATSNHWSSYASFIYFNSCLEWTYSKRRGRRKGSRNKVSPEVTRKLGDATLHYAHGRYGEAIGMFYEVIRLSPNLPDPYHRLGLIYNEMGDKKRALDFYMIAAHLTPKDASLWKLLVTWSVEQGDTGQARYCLSKAITADPEDINLRFHRASLYVELGDYLKAADSYEQISQLCPDNVKVLQTAAQLYKKCGQSERAVTVLESYLRNYCKEPDLNVVDILASLHMEGNAHHKALEHIEHAQQVYCSGKEMPLCLRTKAGICHIHLGNLVKAEALFNVLRHENLHDHRQLIIQIGDSLMNHGHYESAVEYYMMLVGDDVKNNGCLYLKIAECCCCLGKRLQSIGYFYRALDKLENSVDARLALSSLLLEENKDDEAISVLCPPKESESLFNLNLNAAKPWWLNGKIKLKLSQIYKAKGLLEAFVDVFFPVVRETLFLETIQQKVRPRKKLSKSVLSERIKILDHVRTDTVFHGFRPVASASDLSRASRAKKLLKKKEAKRAAALAAGIEWISDDSEDESPQQAPRELPLPNLIRDAEHHHLIIELCKSLASLKKYWEALKIINLTLKLASNVLSVERNEELRTLGAQIAYTIADPAHGFEYARYIVDQRPYSFSAWNCYYKVMSKLDSRYSKHNKFLHTMRTKHKSCVPLTLIFGHQFTMISQHQAAVREYLEAYKLMPDIPLVNLCAGTALINLALGHRLQNKHQSVAQGLAFLYNNLQLCRYSQEALYNIARAYHHVGLVSLAALNYEKVLTMHESDCPMPNLPNEKPDGLASPKSGYCDLRREAAYNLHLIYKKSGAIDLARQILKDHCVI; this is translated from the exons ATGCTTAAGATTTTGAGAAACCAGCAAGAATGCGGCCAAGCAGCTTCCCTACATATGCAGTCTGATATCTGTCACCATTATATCAAAAGCAGCAGGAACAAGGCCAGCAGCTTGGCTCTCATGTTCTCCGTCAA GGGAGCATATTCTGTTTCTGGTGCCACCTCAAACCATTGGTCTTCATAtgcttcatttatttattttaactcATGTCTTGAGTGGACATAT TCCAAGAGAAGAGGTCGACGAAAGGGATCAAGGAATAAAGTCAGTCCTGAAGTGACTCGAAAACTTGGTGATGCTACTCTTCATTATGCCCATGGCCGCTATGGAGAG GCCATAGGGATGTTTTATGAAGTGATTCGTCTTTCTCCCAATCTTCCTGATCCATATCATAGGCTTGGGCTCATCTATAATGAGATGGGTGATAAGAAGAGAGCCTTGGATTTCTACATGATTGCTGCCCATTTAACCCCAAAGGATGCATCTCTGTGGAAGCTTCTTGTGACATGGTCCGTAGAACAAGGTGATACAGGACAAGCCAGGTACTGCCTTTCTAAAGCAATAACAGCAGATCCTGAAGATATCAATTTGCGGTTTCACCGTGCATCTCTTTATGTTGAGTTGGGTGATTATTTGAAAGCTGCTGATTCATATGAGCAAATTTCACAGCTCTGTCCCGACAATGTAAAGGTACTACAGACTGCGGCCCAGCTGTATAAAAAATGTGGCCAATCTGAGCGTGCAGTCACTGTACTGGAAAGCTATCTCAGAAATTATTGCAAGGAACCTGATTTAAATGTGGTTGATATATTGGCTTCACTACACATGGAAGGCAATGCACATCATAAAGCCCTCGAGCATATTGAGCATGCACAGCAGGTTTACTGCTCTGGGAAAGAGATGCCATTATGTCTACGCACAAAAGCTGGAATATGTCATATTCACCTTGGAAACTTGGTAAAAGCAGAAGCTCTTTTCAATGTTTTGAGACATGAGAATTTACATGATCATCGCCAGTTGATTATTCAGATTGGAGATTCACTAATGAATCACGGGCATTATGAATCTGCAGTAGAATACTATATGATGTTGGTAGGAGATGATGTTAAGAACAATGGTTGCCTGTATCTGAAAATTGCTGAGTGTTGCTGTTGTCTGGGGAAACGATTGCAATCAATTGGTTACTTCTACAGAGCTTTAGACAAACTTGAGAATAGTGTTGATGCTCGGCTGGCTTTGTCATCACTTCTTCTTGAAGAAAATAAAGATGATGAAGCCATTTCTGTTCTATGTCCTCCTAAAGAATCAGAATCACTATTTAACTTGAACCTAAATGCAGCAAAACCATGGTGGCTTAATGGGAAGATAAAGTTGAAGCTTTCTCAAATCTATAAAGCTAAAGGATTGTTAGAGGCATTTGTAGATGTTTTTTTTCCTGTGGTTCGCGAGACATTGTTTCTTGAGACTATACAACAAAAGGTCAGGCCAAGGAAGAAGCTATCAAAAAGTGTTCTTTCTGAACGGATAAAAATACTTGATCATGTTAGGACTGATACTGTGTTTCATGGATTTAGACCTGTAGCTTCAGCATCAGATCTGTCTAGAGCGTCCAGAGCAAAAAAGTTACTAAAAAAGAAGGAAGCAAAAAGAGCTGCTGCTCTGGCTGCTGGAATTGAGTGGATAAGTGATGATTCAGAGGATGAATCTCCCCAACAAGCGCCAAGAGAGCTTCCTCTTCCAAACCTTATAAGAGATGCAGAACATCATCATCTCATTATAGAATTATGCAAATCACTAGCATCCTTGAAAAAGTATTGGGAAGCATTGAAAATCATCAATTTAACTCTGAAATTGGCCTCCAATGTTTTGTCTGTTGAAAGGAACGAAGAGCTTAGAACTCTGGGAGCCCAAATAGCATACACTATTGCTGATCCTGCTCACGGCTTTGAATATGCACGCTATATTGTTGATCAACGTCCTTATAGCTTTTCTGCATGGAACTGCTATTACAAAGTAATGTCAAAACTGGACAGTCGATATTCAAAGCATAACAAGTTTTTGCACACCATGCGAACCAAGCACAAAAGTTGTGTACCACTCACTCTCATTTTCGGGCACCAGTTTACCATGATCAGCCAGCATCAAGCAGCTGTTCGGGAATATTTGGAAGCTTACAAGCTGATGCCAGATATTCCCTTGGTCAATCTTTGTGCTGGAACTGCATTGATAAACTTGGCCCTAGGTCACAGACTTCAAAACAAACATCAGTCTGTGGCCCAAGGATTGGCATTTCTTTACAATAATTTACAGCTTTGCAGATATAGTCAGGAAGCACTGTATAATATAGCTCGAGCATATCATCATGTCGGTCTTGTTTCTCTTGCTGCTTTAAACTATGAAAAGGTTCTTACAATGCATGAAAGTGATTGCCCCATGCCAAACCTTCCAAATGAGAAACCAGATGGTCTGGCTTCTCCAAAGTCAGGCTACTGTGATCTTCGTCGGGAAGCAGCTTACAACTTGCATCTGATCTACAAGAAAAGTGGAGCAATTGATCTTGCCAGGCAAATCTTGAAAGATCATTGTGTCATATGA